The sequence AGATCGACAAGGGCTTCGATCCGCCGCTGCTCCACACGGTGCGCGGCGCGGGGTACATTATTCGTGACGGCGCTCGGTAAGCTCATCCGCACCACCGCGTTCAAGCTGCTCGCGGCCTATCTGTTCATCTTCGCCATTTTCGGCGCCTCGGTGATCGCCTATCTCGGCTGGCACACACAGCGCCTGGTGACACGCCAGGCGGTGGAGACGATCGAGAAGGACACGCGCTTCATGCAGGCGCAGTTCGAGCGCGGCGGCATCAGCCGGCTGGTCAATCTGGTCAACCGGCGCGCCGGTGCGCCCGATGCCGGGCTGTTGCTGGTGACCAGCTTCAACGGCGATCCGCTGGCCGGCAACATGATGAACCTGCCGCTGAACTTCCTCGACCGGCAGGGCTGGCGCGAGATCAGTTACATCCGCACCGAGGATTCCGCCGCGCCGCCGAGCCGGGCGCTGGTGCATGTCATCTTCCTGCCGGGCGAATACCGGCTGCTGATCGGCCGCGACGTGGTCGAGCGCGAGGAGCTGCGCCAGATCATCATCGGCCCGGCGGTGTGGGGACTGGCGCTGCTGGTCGTGCTCGGCATGGCGGGCGGACTGTTCATCACACGGCGCGTGCTCAAGCGCATCGACCAGATGACGGCGATCTCCGACGGCATCATGGCCGGCGATCTCTCCGGCCGTCTCGCCGTCTCCGGCACCGGCGACGAGTTCGACCGGCTGGCGCTCAGCCTCAACGCCATGCTCGACCGCATCGAGGCGCTGATGGCGGGGCTGAAAGAGGTCTCGGACAATATCGCCCACGACCTCAAGACCCCGCTCACCCGGCTGCGCAACCGGGCCGAGGACGCGCTGCGCACCGCCGCCTCCGAGGAGGAATGGCGCCTCGCCACCGAACGCACGATCGAGGAATCGGACGGCCTGATCCGCACCTTCGACGCGCTCCTGATGATCGCGCGCGCCGAAGCGGGACAGGCGAGCGCCAAAATGCTGCGCTTCGACTTCGCCGAGACGGTGGCGGGAGTGGCGGAACTCTACGAGCCGGTGGCGGATGAGAGCGGGCTCGACCTGCGCACCGAGATCGCCGGCCCGCTGCCGATGCATGGCGTGCGCGAACTGTTCGGCCAGGCGCTCGCCAACCTGATCGACAACGCCATCAAGTACAGCGCGCCGGACGCGCCGGGTGAACGGCGCGACCTGACGCTGAGCGCGGTGCGCGCCGGCGACCGGCTGCGGCTGGTGGTGGCCGATCGCGGCCCCGGCATCGCCGAGGCGGATCGCCCGCGTGTTCTCGAGCGTTTCGTGCGGCTGGAAGCGAGCCGCACCCGTCCCGGCTTCGGTCTGGGCTTGTCTCTGGTGGCAGCGGTGGTACGGCTGCACGGCGGCACACTGTCGCTGGAGGGCAACGATCCGGGGCTTCGGGTCGTTATCGACCTGCCGCTCGACCTCGCGGACGAAGCGGAGGCGCAGTAGGACGGCGCCGGCGGCAGGCCGGTGCAGAAGGCAAGGGGGGCGAAGACGGCATGGCGGCGGCAAAGAGCGGGACGGAATCGGTGCCGGCTAACAGCCTCCTTGCGAGGCTGAAACGTGCGCCGGGCTTTCCCGTGCCGCGCGGGCTGCCCGAGGCGCTGGCGGACGCGATCGCCGACGCGCCGAAACCCGTCCGTGCCCGGCTCGCCGCCCTGCTGGCCGATCATGACGAGGCGCGCGCGGTGCTGGCGGCGGTGGCGGCGCATTCGCCCTTCCTCACCGAACTGATCCGCGTCGACCCGGCACGGCTGCTGGCGCTGCTGGAGGCCGAGCCGCTCGCCGCGCTCGCCGAGGCCCGCGCCGCCACCGTGGCGGCCGTCGAGGCGTCGGCCGACGAGGCCGAGGTGATGGCGGCGTTGCGCCGGCTGCGGGCGCTGACCGCGCTCGCCGTGGCGCTGGCGGATATTGGCGGGGTGTTCGACCTTGCCCGCGTGACGGCGGAACTCACCGCCACGGCGGATGCGGCCATTGCCGCGGCGGTGGCGTTTCTGGTGCGCGAGGGCATCGCCGCGCGCAAGCTGCGCAAGACCGGCGTGGAAGGGCTCGGCTACACCGTGCTCGCCATGGGCAAGCACGGGGCGCGGGAACTCAACTATTCCAGCGATGTCGACCTGATCGTCCTCTACGATGCCGAGGTGGCGCCGCTGGCGAAGGATGTCGAGGCGGCGCCGTTTTTCGTGCGGATGACGCAGCGTCTGGTGCGGCTGATCCAGGAGCGCACCGGCGAGGGCTATGTCGCCCGCGTCGATTTGCGGCTGCGGCCCGACCCGGCCTCGACCCCGGCCGCGCTCTCGGTTGAGGCGGCGCTGGATTATTACGAGCGCGAGGGCGCCACCTGGGAGCGCGCGGCCTATATCAAGGCGCGGCCGATCGCCGGCGATATCGCGCTGGGGCACGAGTTCCTGCGCCAGCTCTCGCCCTTTGTCTGGCGGCGGGCGCTGGACTATGCCGCGATCTCCGACGTTCACGCCATGAAGCAGGACATTCACGCCTTTCGCGGCCATGAGGCGATCGCGGTGGAGGGCCACAATGTCAAGCTCGGGCGCGGCGGCATTCGCGAGATCGAGTTCTTCGCGCAGACGCAGCAGCTCATCGCCGGCGGCCGCGATCCGCGCCTGCGCACCCCGCGCACGCTCGAAGCCCTCGCCGTGCTGGCGCAGACCGGCTGGATCGGCGAGCCGGCGCGCGAGCAACTGGACGAGGCCTATCATTTCCTGCGCCGGGTCGAGCACCGGCTGCAGATGGTCGGCGATGCGCAGACCCACAGCCTGCCGGAAGACGAGGAGGCGCTCGCCGCCTTCGCCCTCTTCATGGGCTATGCCGACCGCGACGCCTTCGCGCAGGCGCTGACCCAGCGTCTGACCCGGGTGCAGGACCATTATTCCAAACTGTTCGAGGACGCCCCGCCGCGCGCGGCGGTGGAGGGGCGGCTGGAATTTCCGGAACGCGCCGACGACCGCGAGACGCTGGCGACGCTGCACCGGCTCGGCTATGCCGACCCCAAGGCGGCCAGCGCCACCGTGCGCGGCTGGCTGGCCGGCGAGCCGCGCGCGCTGCGGGTGGAAGGCGTGCGCGAGGAACTGGAAGCCATCGTGCCGCTGCTTGTCGACGCGCTGGCGCGCGGTGGCGCTCCCGATGCCGGGCTGAACGCCGCCGACCGCTTCTTCCGCGAGATGCCGACCGCGCAGCGGCTGCTGGCGGCGCTGCGGCACAATCCCGACCTGGTGCGCCTGCTCGCCACCATTCTCGGCACCGCGCCGCGCCTCGGCGAAATGCTGGCGCACCGGCCCTCGTTGCTCGACGCGCTGCTCGACCCCGCCTTCTTCGGCGCGCTGCCCGACGAGCCGGAACTCGCCGCGCGGCTCGCCGCCGACCTCGCCCAGGCGGAGAACGAGGAGGACCGGCTCGACCGCGCCCGCCGCTTCCGGCAGGAGCACCATGTGCTGATCAGCGTGCGCATCCTTTCCGGCACGCTGCCCGCCGCCCGCGCCGGCGAGGCCTTCGCGCGGCTGGCCGATGTGCTGATCCGCTCGCTGGAAGAGGACGTGATCGCCCGCTTCCGCACCGCGCACGGCACGCTGCCGCAGGCGGAGGTGGCGGTGCTCGCCATGGGCAAGCTCGGCGGGCGGGAAATGACGGCGGGCTCCGACCTCGATCTCATCATTCTCTAT is a genomic window of Ancylobacter sp. IITR112 containing:
- a CDS encoding sensor histidine kinase produces the protein MTALGKLIRTTAFKLLAAYLFIFAIFGASVIAYLGWHTQRLVTRQAVETIEKDTRFMQAQFERGGISRLVNLVNRRAGAPDAGLLLVTSFNGDPLAGNMMNLPLNFLDRQGWREISYIRTEDSAAPPSRALVHVIFLPGEYRLLIGRDVVEREELRQIIIGPAVWGLALLVVLGMAGGLFITRRVLKRIDQMTAISDGIMAGDLSGRLAVSGTGDEFDRLALSLNAMLDRIEALMAGLKEVSDNIAHDLKTPLTRLRNRAEDALRTAASEEEWRLATERTIEESDGLIRTFDALLMIARAEAGQASAKMLRFDFAETVAGVAELYEPVADESGLDLRTEIAGPLPMHGVRELFGQALANLIDNAIKYSAPDAPGERRDLTLSAVRAGDRLRLVVADRGPGIAEADRPRVLERFVRLEASRTRPGFGLGLSLVAAVVRLHGGTLSLEGNDPGLRVVIDLPLDLADEAEAQ
- a CDS encoding bifunctional [glutamine synthetase] adenylyltransferase/[glutamine synthetase]-adenylyl-L-tyrosine phosphorylase, which produces MAAAKSGTESVPANSLLARLKRAPGFPVPRGLPEALADAIADAPKPVRARLAALLADHDEARAVLAAVAAHSPFLTELIRVDPARLLALLEAEPLAALAEARAATVAAVEASADEAEVMAALRRLRALTALAVALADIGGVFDLARVTAELTATADAAIAAAVAFLVREGIAARKLRKTGVEGLGYTVLAMGKHGARELNYSSDVDLIVLYDAEVAPLAKDVEAAPFFVRMTQRLVRLIQERTGEGYVARVDLRLRPDPASTPAALSVEAALDYYEREGATWERAAYIKARPIAGDIALGHEFLRQLSPFVWRRALDYAAISDVHAMKQDIHAFRGHEAIAVEGHNVKLGRGGIREIEFFAQTQQLIAGGRDPRLRTPRTLEALAVLAQTGWIGEPAREQLDEAYHFLRRVEHRLQMVGDAQTHSLPEDEEALAAFALFMGYADRDAFAQALTQRLTRVQDHYSKLFEDAPPRAAVEGRLEFPERADDRETLATLHRLGYADPKAASATVRGWLAGEPRALRVEGVREELEAIVPLLVDALARGGAPDAGLNAADRFFREMPTAQRLLAALRHNPDLVRLLATILGTAPRLGEMLAHRPSLLDALLDPAFFGALPDEPELAARLAADLAQAENEEDRLDRARRFRQEHHVLISVRILSGTLPAARAGEAFARLADVLIRSLEEDVIARFRTAHGTLPQAEVAVLAMGKLGGREMTAGSDLDLIILYDFDEEHPDSDGPRPLYGGQYFARLTQRIVSALTTPTNAGQLYEVDLRLRPSGRSGPVATSLPRFELYQAEEAWTWEHMALTRARVVAASPGFRSRVESAIRDVLAREREPHRLAADILDMRRAIADEKGEDDPWDLKYARGGLVDIEFLAQYLVLAHAAHEPRIIDTSTLRVIEAAQRVDLLDPQDGQVLADACRLLHDLTQVLRLAITEPFNPAEASPALRRLLARAGAMPDFSTLEAHLFETQRAVRATFERLLAAEPKRRRKRA